The following are encoded together in the Streptomyces sp. NBC_00341 genome:
- a CDS encoding BTAD domain-containing putative transcriptional regulator, with the protein MTTDLILLPRVAYRGQEITAPRLRGLLALLAGDLRTGCSTERLVAGLWPDELPQRPGKAVQVLVSRARAQLGAGVLVSTPTGYRLALDEDRVDSSALLLHAAASADRARAGDHAGSLAEAEAGLTLWEGTGDGAAGTADPVAVLRADRAPAHAALVRARALALARLGRHAEAAGPLAGSASGHPRDEEVLAELLRAEAATAGPSAALTRYEAYRRELRDGLGTEPGAGLRALQRELLRGEPPVVRHGVPHEPNPLLGRDEDIAAVERLLLASRAVTVVGPGGLGKTRLAHAVSRRAGQRVVHFVALAGVTADGDVAAEVASALGAGEGRPGALGGHVPADPVAGILGALGPGPALLVLDNCEQVVRGVAGLVQALVASSQDLRVLATGRAPLGLTSEAVYALSELGLDTSVELFTQRARATRPGVLLPSDAVAGLCRQLDGLPLAVELAAARVRVLSVPEIARRLGDRFALLRGGVRGVPERHRTLHAVVEWSWNLLTRDARAALRTLSVFPGGFSGDAAEHVIGEDALLLLEQLAGQSLVTVTDTPAGVRFRMLETVREFSAARRTERGGDGEAVGRFLCWARDFGVAHHEVLFGPDRSAAWERTKAEQDNLVAALREALARADGPATAAVTAVLAALWLTDSNLPRLTALAADTGPPLSHFRPGPEYVEVARAAAVLCAAALLMGHGLRAVRQLVTLRRLPPAPPDTLLRATSTVLSAVPEMLPPDYGVLGELCGSGQPLVAGVAECIATYVWEYGHETDRALASARRMIAALEPVDNPAMQVMGLSRASELCLKTGRGEAAYGYLRTALEVLPRLGDEHDYIGIRSGLALACLQRGDPDEAEYWLRQAEGDGTWQQDVFYSPDLGVRAEIALARGLTEAGLALWRGAVDRLPGAGSMYGGDPWADPWALQIQSVAVTAHAHAGRLRLVAEPVERLRRLLGALVSGPAGTPVELPVAGTVLHALGSAGLASGDVSAVRMIALAERLGVLREFQPTMSQARARQAAECADAAAYRHAVSQYAALGRDGLQEAVRACTAASATGSGAADEHGRGGYFGSRPNSDVDHQ; encoded by the coding sequence GTGACCACCGATCTGATCCTGCTGCCGCGTGTCGCCTATCGCGGGCAGGAGATCACCGCGCCCCGGCTGCGCGGTCTCCTCGCGCTGCTCGCGGGCGACCTGCGCACGGGTTGCAGCACCGAGCGGCTGGTGGCGGGGCTGTGGCCGGACGAGCTGCCGCAGCGGCCGGGAAAGGCGGTTCAGGTCCTGGTGTCCAGGGCGCGGGCGCAGCTGGGCGCCGGTGTCCTCGTCAGTACGCCGACCGGATACCGCCTCGCGCTGGACGAGGACCGGGTCGACAGTTCCGCGCTGCTGCTGCACGCCGCCGCGAGCGCGGACCGGGCCAGGGCCGGCGACCACGCGGGATCACTGGCCGAGGCCGAGGCCGGGCTCACCCTGTGGGAGGGCACTGGTGACGGCGCGGCCGGCACCGCAGACCCGGTGGCCGTGCTGCGCGCCGATCGGGCCCCCGCCCACGCCGCCCTGGTTCGCGCGCGGGCGCTCGCGCTCGCCCGGCTCGGACGGCACGCGGAGGCGGCCGGGCCGCTGGCCGGGTCCGCGTCCGGCCATCCGCGTGACGAGGAGGTGCTGGCCGAACTGCTGCGCGCCGAGGCGGCGACGGCAGGCCCGTCCGCCGCGCTGACCCGGTACGAGGCGTACCGCCGCGAGCTGCGCGACGGGCTCGGCACGGAGCCGGGCGCCGGGCTCCGGGCGCTCCAGCGGGAGCTGCTGCGCGGGGAGCCGCCCGTCGTCAGGCACGGCGTGCCGCACGAGCCGAACCCGCTCCTCGGCCGGGACGAGGACATCGCGGCGGTGGAGCGGCTGCTGCTCGCCTCCCGCGCCGTCACCGTCGTCGGTCCCGGCGGCCTCGGCAAGACCCGGCTCGCGCACGCCGTCAGCCGCCGGGCCGGGCAGCGCGTCGTCCACTTCGTAGCGCTGGCCGGTGTCACCGCGGACGGGGACGTGGCCGCGGAGGTGGCCTCCGCGCTCGGTGCGGGCGAGGGCCGGCCCGGCGCCCTGGGCGGCCATGTCCCGGCCGACCCGGTGGCCGGCATCCTCGGCGCGCTAGGCCCGGGGCCCGCGCTGCTCGTCCTGGACAACTGCGAGCAGGTCGTCCGGGGCGTCGCCGGACTCGTACAGGCCCTGGTCGCGTCCTCGCAGGACCTGCGGGTACTCGCGACCGGCCGCGCGCCCCTGGGCCTGACGTCGGAGGCGGTGTACGCGCTGTCGGAGCTCGGGCTCGACACCTCCGTCGAGCTGTTCACCCAGCGGGCCCGGGCCACCCGGCCGGGCGTGCTGCTGCCCTCGGACGCGGTGGCCGGACTGTGCCGACAGCTCGACGGACTGCCGCTCGCCGTCGAACTGGCGGCGGCCCGGGTGCGGGTGCTCTCGGTGCCGGAGATCGCCCGCCGCCTCGGTGACCGGTTCGCGCTGCTGCGCGGCGGGGTGCGGGGTGTGCCGGAGCGCCACCGCACGCTGCACGCGGTCGTGGAGTGGAGCTGGAACCTGCTCACGCGGGACGCCCGGGCCGCGCTGCGCACGCTGTCCGTCTTCCCCGGCGGCTTCTCGGGCGATGCGGCGGAGCACGTCATAGGCGAGGACGCGCTGCTCCTCCTCGAACAGCTGGCGGGCCAGTCGCTGGTCACCGTCACGGACACCCCGGCCGGGGTGCGGTTCCGGATGCTGGAGACGGTACGGGAGTTCAGTGCGGCCCGGCGTACGGAGAGGGGCGGGGACGGGGAGGCCGTGGGCCGGTTCCTCTGCTGGGCGCGGGACTTCGGGGTCGCGCACCACGAGGTGCTCTTCGGCCCGGACCGGTCGGCGGCCTGGGAGCGGACCAAGGCCGAGCAGGACAACCTGGTGGCGGCCCTGCGGGAGGCCCTGGCCCGTGCCGACGGCCCGGCCACGGCCGCGGTCACCGCCGTCCTGGCCGCCCTGTGGCTCACCGACTCCAACCTTCCCCGGCTCACCGCCCTCGCGGCGGACACCGGCCCACCGCTCTCGCACTTCAGGCCCGGGCCCGAGTACGTCGAAGTCGCCCGCGCGGCGGCGGTGTTGTGCGCGGCGGCCCTGCTGATGGGCCACGGACTGCGGGCCGTACGCCAGCTCGTCACCCTCCGGCGGCTGCCCCCGGCCCCGCCGGACACGCTGCTGCGCGCGACCTCGACCGTGCTGAGCGCGGTCCCCGAGATGCTGCCGCCCGACTACGGCGTGCTGGGTGAGCTCTGCGGCAGCGGGCAGCCGCTGGTGGCCGGCGTGGCGGAGTGCATCGCCACCTACGTCTGGGAGTACGGGCACGAGACCGACCGGGCGCTCGCCTCGGCCCGCCGGATGATCGCCGCCCTGGAGCCGGTCGACAACCCGGCCATGCAGGTCATGGGCCTTTCCCGGGCGAGCGAGCTGTGCCTGAAGACCGGGCGGGGCGAGGCCGCGTACGGATATCTGAGGACCGCCCTGGAGGTCCTGCCGCGGCTCGGTGACGAGCACGACTACATCGGCATCCGCAGCGGCCTGGCCCTCGCCTGCCTGCAACGGGGGGACCCCGACGAGGCCGAGTACTGGCTCCGGCAGGCGGAGGGCGACGGCACGTGGCAGCAGGACGTGTTCTACAGCCCCGACCTCGGTGTGCGGGCCGAGATCGCGCTCGCCCGCGGGCTGACGGAGGCCGGGCTCGCCCTGTGGCGCGGCGCGGTGGACCGGCTGCCCGGGGCCGGTTCGATGTACGGCGGCGATCCATGGGCGGACCCGTGGGCGCTGCAGATCCAATCGGTCGCGGTGACGGCTCACGCACACGCCGGCCGCCTCCGGCTCGTCGCGGAGCCGGTGGAACGGCTGCGGCGGCTCCTGGGAGCGCTGGTCTCCGGCCCGGCCGGCACGCCGGTGGAACTCCCCGTCGCCGGGACGGTGCTGCACGCGCTCGGTTCGGCGGGGCTCGCGTCCGGCGACGTCTCAGCCGTCCGGATGATCGCGCTGGCCGAACGGCTGGGGGTGCTGCGGGAGTTCCAGCCGACGATGTCGCAGGCCCGCGCCCGGCAGGCGGCCGAGTGCGCCGACGCGGCGGCGTACCGCCACGCGGTGTCCCAGTACGCCGCCCTGGGGCGGGACGGGCTCCAGGAGGCGGTCCGGGCGTGCACGGCCGCATCCGCCACCGGCTCCGGCGCCGCCGACGAGCACGGCCGGGGCGGCTACTTCGGGTCGCGGCCGAACAGCGACGTCGACCACCAGTAG
- a CDS encoding ABC transporter permease, whose translation MSTFSLAARDSGTMLRRNLLHARRYPSLTLNLLLMPIVLLLLFVYVFGDVMSAGIGGGADRSAYIAYLVPGILLMTIGSTPAGTAVSVSMDMTEGIIARFRTMAIHRGAVLIGHVVGSVLQSVLSVVLVGAVAVAIGFRSTDATPVEWLAAFGLLVLVATAFTWIAVGMGMASPNPEAASNNALPMVVLPLISSAFVPVDAMPGWFRPFAEYQPFTPAIETLRGLLLGSGIGDNGWLAVLWCVALAVLGYWWSTSLFGRDPK comes from the coding sequence ATGAGCACCTTCTCCCTCGCCGCACGCGACTCGGGCACCATGCTGCGCCGCAATCTGCTGCACGCCCGGCGCTACCCGTCCCTCACCCTGAACCTGCTGCTCATGCCGATCGTCCTGCTGCTGCTCTTCGTCTACGTCTTCGGTGACGTGATGAGCGCGGGCATCGGCGGCGGCGCCGACCGCTCCGCCTACATCGCCTATCTCGTGCCGGGCATCCTGCTGATGACCATCGGCTCCACCCCGGCGGGAACCGCGGTGTCCGTCTCGATGGACATGACCGAGGGGATCATCGCCCGCTTCCGCACGATGGCGATCCACCGGGGGGCGGTGCTCATCGGGCATGTCGTAGGCAGTGTGCTGCAGTCGGTCCTCAGCGTGGTCCTCGTCGGCGCAGTCGCCGTGGCCATCGGCTTCCGGTCCACCGACGCCACGCCCGTCGAGTGGCTGGCGGCGTTCGGGCTGCTCGTACTCGTCGCCACCGCGTTCACCTGGATCGCGGTCGGAATGGGCATGGCCTCCCCGAACCCCGAGGCGGCGAGCAACAACGCGCTGCCGATGGTCGTCCTCCCGCTCATTTCGAGCGCCTTCGTCCCCGTCGACGCGATGCCGGGCTGGTTCCGCCCCTTCGCCGAGTACCAGCCGTTCACCCCGGCCATCGAGACCCTTCGCGGGCTGCTGCTCGGCAGCGGGATCGGCGACAACGGGTGGCTCGCGGTCCTGTGGTGCGTGGCCCTGGCCGTGCTCGGCTACTGGTGGTCGACGTCGCTGTTCGGCCGCGACCCGAAGTAG
- a CDS encoding ATP-binding cassette domain-containing protein produces the protein MTTTTTRPLAIAARGLRKTYGDKTVLNGIDLAVPAGTVFALLGPNGAGKTTAVKILSTLVSADAGSGDIRVAGHDLAASPQAVRAAIGVTGQFSAVDGLITGEENMLLMADLHHLSRRDGRAATAELLERFDLTDAAKRPAATYSGGMKRRLDIAMTLVGGPRIIFLDEPTTGLDPRSRHNMWGVIRRLVSGGVTVFLTTQYLDEADELADRIAVLSDGTVAAEGSADELKRLVPGGHVRLRFTDPSAYRTAAVALPEGARDDEALSLRMPSDGSQRELRSVLDRLDATGTEADELTVHTPDLDDVFFALTSGTDAPPTTKEAVR, from the coding sequence ATGACCACAACAACCACTCGCCCTCTCGCCATCGCGGCCAGGGGGCTGCGCAAGACCTACGGTGACAAGACCGTACTGAACGGCATCGATCTGGCGGTGCCGGCCGGCACGGTCTTCGCCCTGCTCGGCCCGAACGGCGCCGGGAAGACCACCGCCGTCAAGATCCTCTCCACCCTCGTCTCCGCGGACGCCGGCTCCGGTGACATCCGGGTCGCCGGCCACGACCTGGCCGCCTCCCCGCAGGCCGTGCGGGCGGCGATCGGCGTCACCGGGCAGTTCTCCGCCGTCGACGGCCTGATCACCGGCGAGGAGAACATGCTCCTCATGGCCGACCTGCACCACCTCTCCCGCCGCGACGGCCGCGCCGCCACCGCCGAACTGCTGGAGCGCTTCGACCTGACGGACGCGGCGAAGAGGCCCGCCGCCACCTACTCCGGCGGCATGAAGCGGCGCCTCGACATCGCCATGACCCTGGTCGGCGGCCCGCGGATCATCTTCCTCGACGAGCCGACCACCGGTCTCGACCCGCGCAGCCGTCACAACATGTGGGGCGTCATCCGCCGACTGGTCTCCGGTGGCGTCACCGTCTTCCTCACCACGCAGTACCTGGACGAAGCCGACGAACTCGCGGACCGCATCGCGGTACTGAGCGACGGAACGGTCGCCGCCGAGGGCAGCGCCGACGAGCTGAAGCGGCTCGTCCCCGGCGGGCACGTGCGGCTCAGGTTCACCGACCCGTCCGCGTACCGGACCGCCGCCGTCGCGCTGCCCGAGGGCGCCCGGGACGACGAGGCGCTCTCGCTGCGGATGCCCAGCGACGGCAGCCAGCGCGAACTGCGCTCCGTCCTGGACCGGCTGGACGCGACCGGCACCGAAGCCGACGAGCTGACCGTGCACACCCCCGACCTCGACGACGTGTTCTTCGCCCTCACCAGCGGCACCGACGCGCCCCCCACAACCAAGGAAGCCGTCCGATGA
- a CDS encoding DoxX family protein: MISTPDPWWPTALLALVLFCDAVMSVRPPMFVQQCLEGVRFPRDWWWVLVVVKFLAAAGLAAGLRYEGVAVTTNAAVIVYFLCASYAHYRARFLKQEFWLNCLGMLALSTAVLFLSHLSTL, encoded by the coding sequence ATGATCAGCACTCCCGATCCGTGGTGGCCGACCGCACTGCTCGCCCTGGTGCTCTTCTGCGACGCGGTCATGTCCGTGCGCCCCCCGATGTTCGTCCAGCAATGCCTGGAGGGAGTGCGTTTCCCCCGCGACTGGTGGTGGGTGCTGGTGGTCGTCAAGTTCCTGGCGGCGGCCGGACTTGCCGCCGGACTCCGGTACGAGGGTGTCGCCGTGACGACCAACGCCGCGGTGATCGTGTACTTCCTGTGCGCCTCCTACGCCCACTACCGGGCCCGGTTCCTCAAGCAGGAGTTCTGGCTGAACTGCCTGGGAATGCTGGCGCTGTCGACAGCGGTCCTGTTCCTGTCCCACCTGTCCACGCTCTGA
- a CDS encoding TetR/AcrR family transcriptional regulator, which produces MFTERVQSRAAKREATRLRVLSSAERLFREQGFGSSTIRQIATDAEVSTGTVMSVGDKDALLVAIFDTWIAAVHHGREAEHGRGGATPLPPAAAAREVLDLVEPFISYFALDLELSREYAAVIVRGTHESEVFQALARALLTELESLLARTPLTATGAGAGARTLYFAYLGILMTVGNGALDQRGAISQFQEVIHFVVDREGTQR; this is translated from the coding sequence ATGTTCACTGAACGCGTTCAGTCGCGCGCGGCGAAGCGGGAGGCGACCCGGCTCAGGGTGCTGTCATCGGCCGAACGGCTCTTCCGCGAGCAGGGGTTCGGCTCCAGCACGATCCGCCAGATCGCCACAGACGCCGAGGTGAGCACCGGGACCGTCATGTCGGTCGGTGACAAGGACGCGCTGCTCGTCGCCATCTTCGACACCTGGATCGCCGCCGTGCACCACGGCCGGGAGGCCGAACACGGGCGGGGCGGGGCGACACCGCTGCCGCCCGCCGCGGCGGCCCGGGAGGTCCTGGATCTCGTCGAACCCTTCATCAGCTACTTCGCACTCGACCTCGAACTGTCCCGGGAGTACGCCGCGGTCATCGTCCGGGGCACCCACGAGTCCGAGGTCTTCCAGGCCCTCGCCCGGGCCCTGCTCACCGAACTCGAATCCCTGCTGGCCCGCACGCCGCTCACCGCCACCGGCGCGGGCGCCGGTGCGCGCACCCTCTACTTCGCCTACCTGGGCATCCTCATGACCGTCGGCAACGGCGCTCTCGACCAGCGGGGCGCGATCTCCCAGTTCCAGGAAGTCATCCATTTCGTCGTCGACCGTGAAGGAACCCAACGATGA
- a CDS encoding class I SAM-dependent methyltransferase: protein MLDYDDEAAVYDATRGGVPRAEAAAAAVLGLIPPGARSLLDIGCGTGLVTERIAAGRPGLRVSGTDAAFGMARVAKQRVGGVALADARRLPLRDGAVDAVTAVWLLHLLRGDGDVRAVVAQAARVLRPGGVFVATVDKDASHDVAGDIDAAFAPYLAPSPSDATDRVIGYGAECGLDVVGSAVFRGHGQGRTPMSAARGVRRGYYASRLELPGAAADRLIEALAALPGQDRCRAEPEYRLLAFRRGPGPGPARG from the coding sequence ATGCTGGACTACGACGACGAGGCGGCCGTCTACGACGCCACGCGCGGCGGCGTGCCGCGGGCCGAGGCCGCCGCCGCCGCGGTGCTCGGTCTGATCCCGCCCGGTGCCCGCTCGCTGCTCGACATCGGCTGCGGGACCGGGCTGGTCACCGAACGGATCGCCGCGGGACGGCCAGGTCTGCGGGTGTCCGGCACCGACGCCGCGTTCGGCATGGCCCGGGTCGCGAAGCAGCGCGTCGGCGGTGTGGCGCTCGCCGACGCACGCCGACTGCCGCTGCGGGACGGGGCCGTCGACGCGGTGACGGCGGTCTGGCTGCTGCACCTGCTGCGCGGCGACGGCGATGTCCGGGCCGTGGTGGCGCAGGCGGCGCGGGTGCTGCGGCCCGGCGGCGTGTTCGTCGCCACGGTCGACAAGGACGCCTCGCACGACGTGGCCGGCGACATCGACGCGGCGTTCGCCCCGTACCTGGCGCCCTCCCCGTCCGACGCCACGGACCGGGTCATCGGGTACGGGGCCGAGTGCGGCCTCGACGTGGTGGGGAGCGCGGTCTTCCGGGGGCACGGGCAGGGCCGGACGCCGATGAGCGCGGCACGCGGAGTACGCCGCGGGTACTACGCCTCGCGCCTGGAACTGCCCGGGGCGGCGGCCGACCGGCTCATCGAGGCCCTGGCCGCGCTGCCCGGCCAGGACCGGTGCCGCGCGGAACCGGAGTACCGGCTGCTGGCGTTCCGTCGTGGGCCGGGACCGGGGCCGGCCCGGGGGTGA
- a CDS encoding NmrA family transcriptional regulator translates to MTNDRAKQQQQSRTAGPVLVTSGTGKTGRRVVERLAARGVPVRAGSRGGEVVFDWADESGWEAALRGAEAAYIAYYPDLAAPGAPEAMAAFGRIARGCGVRRLVLLSGRGEPQAVVAEEALRSAAGDAELTVVRSAFFAQNFSEGALLDGVLGGELVFPAGSTAEPFVDAGDLADVVVAALCGDGGAGQVHELTGPRLLTFAEAAAEITRASGREVRYLAVTAPQYAAMLAEFGVPEAEAGFLAELFAMLLDGHNATVTEGVKHALERDATSFTAFAAEAARSGAWDA, encoded by the coding sequence AACGACAGGGCGAAGCAGCAGCAGCAATCGCGTACGGCCGGCCCGGTGCTGGTGACGAGTGGGACGGGCAAGACGGGCCGCCGGGTGGTGGAGCGGCTCGCGGCGCGCGGGGTGCCGGTGCGGGCCGGATCGCGCGGGGGCGAGGTGGTGTTCGACTGGGCGGACGAGTCGGGCTGGGAGGCGGCGCTGCGGGGTGCGGAGGCGGCGTACATCGCGTACTACCCCGATCTGGCGGCGCCCGGCGCACCGGAGGCGATGGCGGCCTTCGGGCGGATCGCGCGGGGCTGCGGGGTGCGGCGGCTCGTGCTGCTGTCGGGGCGGGGCGAACCGCAGGCGGTGGTCGCGGAGGAGGCGCTGCGGTCGGCGGCCGGGGATGCCGAACTCACCGTGGTGCGCTCGGCGTTCTTCGCGCAGAACTTCAGCGAGGGCGCGCTGCTCGATGGGGTGCTGGGCGGCGAGCTGGTGTTCCCGGCCGGCTCCACCGCCGAGCCGTTCGTGGACGCCGGGGACCTCGCCGACGTGGTGGTCGCGGCGCTGTGCGGGGACGGCGGTGCGGGGCAGGTGCACGAACTGACCGGCCCCCGGCTGCTGACCTTCGCTGAGGCGGCCGCGGAGATCACCCGGGCGAGCGGCCGCGAGGTACGCTACCTCGCCGTGACGGCCCCTCAGTACGCGGCGATGCTGGCCGAGTTCGGCGTGCCGGAGGCCGAAGCGGGCTTCCTGGCGGAGCTGTTCGCGATGCTGCTGGACGGGCACAACGCCACGGTCACGGAGGGCGTCAAGCACGCCCTGGAGCGTGACGCGACGTCGTTCACCGCCTTCGCCGCAGAGGCCGCGCGGAGCGGTGCCTGGGACGCGTAG